From the genome of Leptospira koniambonensis:
TCAAAAAATTATCTCCGGGTCGAGGATTATCCTCGCAGTTTTGGGGATATTAGGGGTCGGCACTTCGGAGCTGACTGCCGGTAGTTACGGGGATATTTATGGTGCCCATGCGGGTGCAGCCGGGATGGCGGGTGCAGTTACTGCTACAGTGAACAACTCATCTGCGGTTTTCTATAATGTTGCCGGTTTGGGAAGATTGAATGAAGCAGATTTGTTCATCGCTCAATGGGATCAAAAGGAAAAAGAGAAAGAAGCAGCAGCCAATGGAGAAGTTCCTAAGGATGCAAATGGGAATCCTATTCCTCAGGAAGGTCCTTTACTTAACACCGAACCTCAAACAGAGGAAGGTGGAGTCCCTCCTAAATGGTATAAAAAAGCTTGGTTTAATTTCAGAGATGGCTTTGCGAATATGGGAAAGGGGATGTTCACATATCAGCCTCTTCTCCGCCCGAACCGTCCTTATCATGAAGTGTCTTTTTTAGGAACTTACGCGAACCCTACATTAAAGAATAACGCGCCTAAGAACGAGAACACTAAAAACCCTGACGACAGTTATGTTGGTTTGGGTTTTACAATGAACCTAAACGAAATTTTCGATATAGGTAGAACGATCCGTTTCGGATTGAACGCTATCGTTCCTGCTTCCGGGAACTTGATGGTTGTGAACGATCAGAACCCTACTGTTCCTAGATACCTTCAATCAGGAAAAAGTAATGAACGTCCTACCATCATGGCTGGGGTCGGTGTGGAACTTTGGAAAGATCGTCTTTTTGCCGGCGTTGGTATCACTGCACTTGCAGGCGGTTCCGGTGCAATCTTGTTAAAAGACGTTCCGATCTCTCCAGATCCGGTACAGGCAAACTCACAAGTAGTTCTAACTTTAAAACCGATCATCAATCCAACTTATGGACTTCAATTTACTTATGGTAAATGGAGTGCTGGGGTTTCCTATAAAAGAGAAACTTATTTGTCTGCGGACCCGATTCCTGCTCGCGCTCAGACTACTCTTTTAGGGATCCAATTGGATTTCGATCTTGCTTTGTTGGATCAGTACAACCCAAGAGTTTGGTCTTACGGTATTGGATTCAGACCTTCAGAAAAACTTTTATTAAATGTGGATGTGAACAGAGAGATCTGGAGTTTGTATAAACTTTCTAGAATTAAGGAAAAATATTCCGAGCCTCTAGATTTTCATGACACTACAAACGTTCGTATGGGAGCAGAGTATGCTTTCCGTCCTTTCTTGAAGTTCAGAGCAGGTCTTGGAAAAAGACCTACCCCTGTTCCTCATTATGCGGGAGCAAACAACTGGATGGATAATGATCGTATGATCTACTCCATTGGTGTTTCCTATATTTTCAATGGAAGAAACTTTGCATTCTTGAAAGACAGATTGAAAAACCCTGTGATTTTCGATTTGGCTCTCACGAACCAACAGCTAAGAAGTGTGGAAGTTAATAAATATCTTCCAACAGAAAGAAATCCAAACTATAATTACGGCGGATATATCTGGTCCGTAAACTTCTCTGTAAGCTTATTCTTCTAACCTTTTTCCCTTTCCTGGGAAAATGAAATAACATCTGTTATCTAATAGCTCCATCTGAGGCGGAATTCGAAAACCGCCTCGGTTCTTTTTCTTGACCGAATGATCGCTACAGAGATAGTCGAAACTCGGTAATAGAGATGGAAAAGAATATAATTGAACTGATCACTCCCGTATTTTTCGTTTTGATAGTAGTAGAACTACTATATTCAGTGTTTGGAGACAAACCGTTCTATCGTTTTAAGGACTCTATCAATAATCTTTCGGCTGGGATCTTCATGCAGATCTTTACCGTGTTCATCACTTTGGCATTGATGGCAGTGTATTCCTGGGTATATGCAAAATTTGGAATATTGAATATTTCAAATGATTCCTGGATAGGCTGGGTCTTTTGTTTCGTTCTCGCGGACTTTTTCTATTATTGGTATCATAGATTCGGACACGAGATCAATATTTTCTGGGCTTCTCATGTGGCTCACCACCAAAGTGAAGATTATAATTTTACAGTGGCTTTAAGACAAGGGGTCACTCAAAATACATTCTCACTTCCTTTTTATCTTCCTTTAGCATTGATGGGATTCCCGCCTATCATGTTCCTTCTTTGTATCCAGATCAATTTTGCTTATCAATTCTGGCTTCATACTAGAGCGATCCCTAAATTAGGGATTTTTGAATGGGTATTCAACACTCCTTCTCAACATAGAGTACATCACGGAAGAGATCCTAAATATATAGATAAAAATTACGCGGGTACACTTGCTATTTGGGATAGAATGTTCGGATCTTATAAAGAGGAAGAAGAAGAGCCAATCTTTGGAATAGTAAAACCAATGCAGACCTGGAGTCCTGTTTGGACACAATTCCATTATTTTGAAGAGTTATTCCATCTTTCTTTGAAAACCAAAAGCTGGAAGGATAAATTTTTAGTTTGGATCAAACCTCCAGGTTGGAAGCCAAAAGATCTGGGAGAATCAGTGGTTCCTCCTGAGATCGATAGATCTACTTACGAAAAATTTAATACTCATATTCCTTATACATTATTAGCATATTCTATCACTCAGTTCTTTTTCGGACTAGGTGCTTCGATGGTTTATCTGGAATTCAAAAAAGAATTACCTTTGTTTGAAATGTGCGCTTTAGGTTTTTATGTTCTTTGGACTCTTTGGAATATAGGTGCGATCTTCGAGCTGAAAACTTCTGGTTTCGTTTCTGAGCTGATCCGTCTGGCTTCTATTGCTGCATTAACTTATGTATATCCTTTCGATTTTACTCATGTCGAAAAATTGACTGCTGTTCTACCTGTAGAGACTTTACAATATCTTCCTGAGTTAATGAAGCAGGTTGCATTGATCTCATTCTTTGTATTGGGAGGCTTTTTGGTTTCTCAAAAAAGGTTTTTCAGTATCAAAGGATATACGCCTAAAACAGTTTAGTTCCGGATTTTTGAGCTAGTTTTTAGAGTTAAAAGCGCCTTTTCATCGAAGGCGCTTTTTTTATGGCCGTGAAAATAAATTGACGAACTATGTTTGGACAAGTATCCACATAGAACCTATGATTTCTCGTTTTTCTTCCTCGGTTCTTGCGGCATCCTTTCTGATTTTGTTAGGGACTAATTTTTACGCCCAAGAATCGGATCCATCGGCAAGTGATACACCTACAGCCATTACGGAAGAGGAGAAGGCTTCTAAGTCTCCTGTTTCCGTTTCTTATGCAAGAATTGATTCTGTTCTATTGTATTCCGACTTAGTCTATGTCACAAGGCAATCTGAGGTCAAACTTCCCGCAGGAGTTTCAGAAGTTTTATTGGGAGAAGTCCCAATTGCTTC
Proteins encoded in this window:
- a CDS encoding sterol desaturase family protein, translated to MEKNIIELITPVFFVLIVVELLYSVFGDKPFYRFKDSINNLSAGIFMQIFTVFITLALMAVYSWVYAKFGILNISNDSWIGWVFCFVLADFFYYWYHRFGHEINIFWASHVAHHQSEDYNFTVALRQGVTQNTFSLPFYLPLALMGFPPIMFLLCIQINFAYQFWLHTRAIPKLGIFEWVFNTPSQHRVHHGRDPKYIDKNYAGTLAIWDRMFGSYKEEEEEPIFGIVKPMQTWSPVWTQFHYFEELFHLSLKTKSWKDKFLVWIKPPGWKPKDLGESVVPPEIDRSTYEKFNTHIPYTLLAYSITQFFFGLGASMVYLEFKKELPLFEMCALGFYVLWTLWNIGAIFELKTSGFVSELIRLASIAALTYVYPFDFTHVEKLTAVLPVETLQYLPELMKQVALISFFVLGGFLVSQKRFFSIKGYTPKTV
- a CDS encoding OmpP1/FadL family transporter; this translates as MRNRVSSQKIISGSRIILAVLGILGVGTSELTAGSYGDIYGAHAGAAGMAGAVTATVNNSSAVFYNVAGLGRLNEADLFIAQWDQKEKEKEAAANGEVPKDANGNPIPQEGPLLNTEPQTEEGGVPPKWYKKAWFNFRDGFANMGKGMFTYQPLLRPNRPYHEVSFLGTYANPTLKNNAPKNENTKNPDDSYVGLGFTMNLNEIFDIGRTIRFGLNAIVPASGNLMVVNDQNPTVPRYLQSGKSNERPTIMAGVGVELWKDRLFAGVGITALAGGSGAILLKDVPISPDPVQANSQVVLTLKPIINPTYGLQFTYGKWSAGVSYKRETYLSADPIPARAQTTLLGIQLDFDLALLDQYNPRVWSYGIGFRPSEKLLLNVDVNREIWSLYKLSRIKEKYSEPLDFHDTTNVRMGAEYAFRPFLKFRAGLGKRPTPVPHYAGANNWMDNDRMIYSIGVSYIFNGRNFAFLKDRLKNPVIFDLALTNQQLRSVEVNKYLPTERNPNYNYGGYIWSVNFSVSLFF